In Anthonomus grandis grandis chromosome 17, icAntGran1.3, whole genome shotgun sequence, the DNA window aatgtaagaatatttttattgttttaaaataataaacacctACAGAAATATTTTGGAACTTACGCTTTACAAATAGAATgagtttaaagttttttttggtttttattaggATATAAATAcgtattgataaaaaaataatgaaacaagtagcattattttcttttgccAAATGAATTCATCATTTTAATATGATCCAGATGTTCTTGTATAACTGAATACCACTCTTTGCCACCATAATCAATTTTTGGAAGAACACCGCCGTAGTCTTCAGGTAAGTGCGTTGGGGGGATAAATTTGTGCAAAGAAGCCATTTTGCTACCATGGAAGAAAAtctgaaattagaaaaaagtgttaaaataatttaatttgggaTTTAATTTTGTGTAATATTTACTATACTACATCTTCGTAATGTTAGGTTTTTAGGTgagtagtaaaaataaataaatagtttcaaACTAACTGAATATAAGTAaggtatttttgaataaatatattaaaggtAAGACGCTATATAGATGTTATAGTGTTAGAACTATAAGAGTAATTAAAGTGTTCTACTTACTCTGCCTTTCAGTTTTTGCTCGATTAATGGCTTAAAAATTTGCCATACCATTTTGAAAACCATAGGCTCTTTTACCATATGAACTTCTTTTAATCTAAGCGGCATGGCATTCTGAATAAATCCTAAAAGAAGTCTTGCATATGATGGGCCTAAAGCCCTGACCTAAAaagacataaatattaaataaaaagtaaatggtACGTGTAAAATGTTGTTTAAATACTTAATAGTACgtcaattgtaaaataattttaaactatgGATCGTAAAAACTTTCAGAAAACTTATAGAATTAAGAGTATCGAGCTAATTCCAAAGCCGGTTTTATTATTTCGCTAATTAGCAtgcattatttttgaaataactacataatgtaaataataattcaaacaTAAATTCAGGATGGTGTGAGGCAATAAAAGTCGttgtagattataattttaaatatacagggtgtcctggaAAATGTGgtaaatctctcggattcagatagaaaataaaaaaagtatatgttctataaaaaaatgtgctaTAAGCCCTCCATATGAAGATACGGCTCCTTAAAGACGCCTCTAGAAATCGGTTattcttgaataacttttgtacttgttataatttaataaaaattttacgtgaTCAACACTACTAAGGATGTCTTAAAACGGAGTCCTTAAAACCCTTTAACTTGTTTCTTTTatcaggggcggactaggttgtctattataatgcttaaattttaaACGCCCGGGATTATAAAGACTCGAAAATACTAAATATGGATAGCTTGAACCTTAAACTAAGGAAAAGGCACTCAGTTTGTTCATTATCTATcattctggaaaaaaaattaagggatcaatgttttattttaattaaaaagaaccatgaTAAGTTCTTTTTTCAGCGATGTGAGAGTTATTTAAACAACAAAGAAGTttcattttaagttgtttaatataaaaaagtacatgtttttaaaaatgcaatatggttcttaaaaaaagaatctGAAAaagaatgtaaacgaaaatgttTCTGCATCTTTTTGTTGCCATCTTTTGTATTTCTAAACGCACCATTTTTGCAAATGTTTCTATGGTacacaataaacaaatacctaGCTTTCAAAACTTGCCTTCTTTCACGTTGTTTATTCATTGATCCTTTACttcgataataatttattgatttttggattttttggtgAATTTAATTTGAATGGAGTCGAAATGTAAAATTTACGtttattgagtatgcagatatACTACATACATATGGTCTTAGCCGTTTAAACATATTtacgtatttttctttttgaaaacattATCAACTTGTTacaatatatgtttataggCATATTAacatatcatttaaaaaattagtaaccTAAATTAATAGACATAATCCATAATCATAACAGCCTACCTGCTTCATTCCAAGACCGTCATAGTCCATAATTACCACCACTCCATTGATTTGTGATTCTTCTTCTAGTAAAGCTGCTTCGTGTATAAGATAAAACATTCTGAATATCTGGTCCGTTGTTACTTTTGAAGGATCCCATATTgctaaaatattacatattattaactatatttatttacaaacctcaaaatttaaaagttaaaaattttttattttcaattactaCATACCTAAATGACAATTAAATTGCCAGCTACAAGTTTAGACACTTAAAAAAGACTTGGTCACTTACCTCCACAATGAACAATTAAAATTCGTCTTCCCTTATGGTCTCTATTTTTTAGGACATTCACAATATCATTTTCAGTAAAAGCAAATTTTTCGTCTTCAGGtaacaaattttccaaaatgtttttgtGGTCTTCTTTAAAAGCAGCAATCCGTTGCATCTAAaatcaaagtatattttaacaacGCGGCTTTCGGTTTAACTAATTAGggttaaataattgtttaaacgCCCTCGGTATAAAAAGTACGTAAATATACATAatcagataattaaaaaaaatacataataaagtaACAACTTTATAGTAAAAACAGGAAAGAGTTAGCAGACAAAAACTCAGGAACAGAAACGTAATGTATTAGGCAGCTTAAATTTAACAACTTCTATAGTAAGGTTAATTAAATGACCAAAGATGTATTAACAAGTTTTCGAGCTGTTTGGCTTTACTGTACAAGGTGTCTAAAGTTGTGTCTACTAAGATTGGGTCTCTGCTATATCTCTGGATATATTAGCCATATGGCCTACAGTAAAAAAAGCTGTCACcaaaatgattttcaaattccTAGAATAACTGCAAGAAATCGCAACACCTTGTAGAACTCATAGAAAGaagttaatataccaaaaattacttatataaaagttatataataaaagagtCACTTcacattattgaaaataattttttaaaaatcttaaaaagttaaatgatAACggtttatacaaaaattatttaaaattgtcgCCATTTGTTTGACTAATACACAATCTTAATCACAGACTTAAATCACAAGAATTTTTAATGCGCTTTTGAAGTTCTTCCGGAGTATGTAATGCAATATCATGATGGATCATGATACGCTAACTCTTTCAAATAGCCCCACAGAAAAAATCACAAGACGTTAAATCTGGGGAgtgaggaggccaataaatgaGTCCACTACACCCTATCATCATTAACTTTTCGTCTAAAATTTGGTAGAGCCCTATCATGAAGGATTCACATATTCTAGGTCAGATTTAGAGGAATATCTTCTAATAAGTGTGGCAGACCTTGtcgaattaaatctaaataaatttcaccgGTAAGTAGAGATGGAAAAAAATAGGGTCTAATAAGCATTTCATTTATCACGCCAGTCTACATATTTAATGAGAATCTATCTTGAAAATGAGCTTATTTTACAGAATGCTGATTGCCCACTGTCTAAACATGATTATTTGTGAAATTTGCCACTCTGTGTAATTACATGTAAATTTGACCTCGCctgtatacaaaattattttcgtaaaatcttcattaacaaatttaaatatcagcAAGTTTAAACATCTTAGTAAGCCTACCGTTTATCCAGGAACATAAAATTTCTTAAGCCAAGGTTTTTCCGGAGCTAATGACCTCTGGTAACCTTCAGTCATGACAGgaccatcaggagacctatatgtaCTACAGCCTCTTTGGCATACCACTGTcgttgaatttaatttaatgcattttaTCTACCTTTGcattgtattttttcttaatttatgtCAATTTAGTACTTCTAATGATCTCCAAACTTCTCTGGCTAGTATTCTTTCCAATggttaatcaataaaataaaaattcctacTAATTAGATAAGAAGCCGCAGAAATTTAAATAGCCTAACATTATTGGAGGTCCTACCTATCTACATTTAAAGACTGGCAGAGGATATATGCAAGTCATAATGGCGAAACAGAAATTGcaataatgttttaatataaatactaGGATTAGAAGATATTTAATCTTCTCCTATAgtaaaatgtgtaaaaattatattgtttgaAGTTGTACATCATTAAATGAAGACAATATCAAAGGTTCTGGTCCTTATGATTTATAAGTATATTTAAAGCCCGAAActtttaaattcgattttttgGCTATCCTAAACAActatttaatttgtgttttattgCTGTCTTTTGAGAATACTCCAGTGTTTTCATAATAATGATCTAAATATCTCTTGAACCTTACCAGTTTATAAGCACTCTCGGCGTAAAATTTGCATGGCCTAAGATACATCATTAGGGTCTTGTCGTCATCCTTAAAATAAAGCGTCtcgtctttttttaaatattctcttaACTCCCTTAAACCGGTTGCTATATTTTCTGGAGTTTCCCTCAGTTCTTTTGCAGCCAAGGCTTTGGCTTCTTCACTAGGAGGTCCCAAATTTAAGGCAAAATCTgacatctaaaataaaattattttaatcgtTAAAAAGTAgagtaaataatacaaatattataaatgaagtatgtaacaaaaatattgtaaattgttTACGAGACGTCGCAAAGTGAaaacgaataataaaaatttacgtTCTTCGAAGCGTATTTACATATCACTAAGAAACTGGGAAAAACTTTTTTGATCTACACAAATCTTTGAGAAAACAGGAATttaacaatatagattttattttattttttctttatttgaaaagtttttcattgccgcatcaaattttttttgtgactGTGGCAATttatcgtaatatttttttgttagttgaaaagaaaaatgtgattctccaattttttttttaagttgatgGTGCTTCAAAAATTCCTTTTGGCTTTAGTGTGACGGAGCCtgtcatatatttatttatgatttatagAGTAATTATCTTTGTTGATACTGTTGTCAGTATTATGGCTTATTGTTGAATAGTTCATATTGTATTATTATCATTATGTATGCCGGATAGCCATCATAGCCTTGAAGAAAAGTTTTGTACCATTTTGTACCACAAAAATACTATAAGTACATAAGcaatatatctttttaataatacatttctAGAAATAGAACAGCTTCCATGTAGATTTATTATCTAtcaaggaaaaacaaaaaattttgttttacaagcAGTTGTTGACTGTTATATCGATTCGGCATTCGGAGTTCTTGGGTGCCGTAATCAATGTATTAACAAGCAATAGCCAGTCTTAAGCCACAAGAAATAGACCTTTACTAAATAGTATTCGGCCAAAATTAAACATAGAGAATATAGGATAAATACCCAGTTGTTTGCTGCTAAAAGTAGAAATATTTAGCGGATATTCGAAAAATTAGGTATATAACTTTTTTCGTACCGTAAGAAAAACCTTTATGATAACGATAACGAAGCGATATAAAAAAACACTCTAggatataaaatctaaaaacacctTAATATATCATGTTGATAGTCAATGGTGCTGGACGAGAACCGTGTGATGCGAGTGGGAGACCTAACATGCATTTGAAGGTTAAATGAACTGAGTAAATTACGGAGGGTCAGTGTTGCAATAGATTTCTCATTATAATTTACATTGAAATCACCCGCCAACAGTATGGAGGATGAACATGGGATCATAAGCAGGAGACTTTCCAAGCATAAGCAGAATTCAGAGCGAGAGAAGttcaagattttaaatttggaattagcgaaactactacaaCTCGTGGGATCCATAcaaatactgaaattattggcaatcaccttgctgaccaattcattaatttttcaaatataagagatgagagacaaattaataagtTGACATTTATACAGAGATCCAACTTCTTTTGTGTTATAGGTCCTATTaattgcacccatgttgccgtattaaaaccaaaagtggatgaacacagcaagtttttgtgattttccatgaattcaattattattttcctatgGGTAGCGGTGGttttaaacgacatttttttttaaggaaataatatgggcatatatttaaataaaaacacacggaggcgaaaaaaattaacaaaataaatataaatttttagtgtttaccaatagaaaaaacaattgacgtttccatctgtcaaatattagggaaaataagaaatatataccaagaaacctaaatcaaatcgaataaaacgagtttagccgacgattgaaatttagaatcacctttctcgtcacgactgagtcgcgatcgaattcgaagtcgtgatcgtatcgagatcgagtcgtgattttagaatcccagcccaggattattctaataaataatcaCATCCCCTAGCGTTAAAATTGGTTAAACGGACTCGTAACCCGCATGCCGCCGCACCGTGAATAACTTGTGATAACACCCTcgtcgtgataaaatttggctttccgacactcttagtgaaaaataaatatccaaCCTAACCAAATACCTACCCATTTTGCAAAAAGaccgaccatttttcgttagttttgacaaaGCCGCTTTTCtccataatataattttaaaaatggggTAGGTACTTGATGATTGTTGCAATAAAGCCTTTATTATCATGATCTCTGAAATACTTGATATGGTAAaattattagaagaaaaaatcaGTTGAAACCTGGAACTGTTTTACATTTGTTTGAAATGcactctaaaaatatttttacagaaaaaaaatactattattttGTGGTTtcaatcaataaaaatgaacattgATTGAGGccgcaaaataatattaatttgtaataatatatctaatttaaatttattataaacaatattcgaaaaaatggttcATTATAAAGATAAAGAGggtcaaaatttcaaatttattaatatttttaaaaacagttcaaGTATTTAATCTAAATTTGAAAGGCTTGGAGAGATAATTcgggtaaatttttttacatttaaattattattttacttctaCCAGTGGCGTGCGAACACATCTCCGCaaaagtttaatataaaaaaatgtgagaCACTATTTTTGTAGAagcaaaacttatttaaatagctcttgttcaatttacaataaaacaggggttttttactttcttttcaTTTGAATTCTaatacaaataaagaaaaattaatataataaatttaataagtgtcttttaataacaataaagtaaaagaaaattatgaaatttaccCACCCCAAAAACATTTTAGACTCTTCATTACTAACGCTTTTATTGCAGCAAATTCCATGATAAACATTtcaatattgaatttttcattttctttctaaaaaatttacccCTCAGCATTAAAAGTATTGGTTAGTCTGGTAGTGAATTTTTTACCGAAAGCatatattaaaaagagaaacaaTCATactaaaaaacacataaatattaGTTTCTATGAGATTTTGTGTGAGaacggaaaaaaataatatacctaCCCTCTTGAAAGCTgctaaagaaaataagaatCACTTGAGAAAAAATGCGTGTTATTGAATAAGCCTGtgttattacttatattaataattgatttatatattaaactactaccataattttataatgtaataataaataatattaataaatctataaaataacTGACATGTTTATCGATAAGAGAATTtataaaaaggattattaacTTGTAAAAGTGACCATtacaaaattccattatttaaaaaagtggaTAATCATATCTTATTTGTTTCATTatcaataataacaaaaataataataaattgaagtAAAATACTTAGTTGCCgtcaacaataattttttatgttatttgaaGTCGCAATAATACGTAATAATCTGAACGCATGTGATCtttcaatgtaaaatattatgcaaatttaaaCGCCAACATTTTCTATGAAACACGATAGGTTAAACTATCTTTAGTAGACTTCTAAGACAGagataaaaaaatcaacttgtGACAGTTCTGCCGCCCTAACACGAAAGGTCCTATCTGCAAAATGTAGTTTTTCgggaaatcagttttttgtttcttttcatTATATAAGAAGAAGTATTTTAGCAAACTCtttatggtttattttatatattaagtcGGAAAACAGGATCTAattggtaaaaataattttgagataCCTTTTACCAATTAGTAGATTTTTGATTATATTGTCACTTAGGACAATATAGCCTAGTATAGGAAATagatattgttaatattttacttacgaAAACTGTCCTAAATGAAACTATTATTCTAATTTACTAAacggttttatttattataccaatttttattaacttattacGTCTAATAAGTATATAATGAAATGAacatactaaaaaaatagaaatattaatctatttctTCCTCAAAACCGTCTTCGCTAACCGGCAGATCCAAAATTTCATACGATATTGAGGAATGTGCGCTTTTAATTTGGATGTAAGATTATTTTTTCGAGCTAAAGTCACACCGCGACATACATTACGAGATTGCGGTTGCGTTAGCGTGCAACTTGGTGATTAAACGAATCGGCTGCCATAAAAGTATGGCCTggctcaaaaaacttaatagttaTGTTTTCTACAGCAACTTCTAAACTGTTAACCAAATAcataaagaaactaaaaagggaccaatttttattttggctcGAACAATTATCAAGCCAAATTGTTATATGTTTAATGTCCCCATTTGCCTGAAAAAACGCATAGAAAGTAGAAATGATATCATTTTTGGATCTGCCAGAGACTCATGCCACAACACAACCAAAGGGTACGTATGTGGTTTTTTTGTGTATATTAAATTCTTCGCAGTCTCAGTATTCTTCATTTCCTAAGTTCGATATATTTAGGTCATTAGTAACAATTTTTCGGTATAATTCGTAAGAAAATTCGGTATTTGGATATTTATGTCGAAAATCCTTGTACATCAAGGTTATATTTATATCACTGGAAAGGTATTTTCTAAGAGGAGCGTGCTCTCTTCTGTAGTGAGATATTGTGGGGTTGAATGAATTCACATGCCCAATAATTGTGTCCCGGTCTACTTTGTGTGGGTGTGATCGTTTTCTTCCATCTTTTTTAGGTACTATCAATTTGGAATCCGTTTTACGaatgtttttcaacattctgtCATTATCTTTCTCATAGCCCAATGTCGCtaacaaaaatatcttgtaaaCACACACCTTTTCGGCTTTCtctgatattaaattatttttataggaataAACTCTTGGTGAAGTTTGCTTTTTAGTTgtacttcgtttttttttacttggttCTACGCAGCTCAAAACAAACTGCTTTTGTTGTTCTTTTGGCAATACccagtattgtttattaatgtCTTTTTGCCTACTATACGAGATTTTTCTGGAGTAATTGAGTTTGCATTTACATGATCTTTTAACTTCATGATCTCTTAGGTAACTccctattttttgtttcttccttTCAACGAGTggttcttcaaatttttttctttttcttacttCTCCAGTTTTTGTATAACATTTACACTCAGCTTTATCAATggctttatttataatatcttgTAAAATATTGTCCCGAATGAAATCCTGAACAGAGTTAAGTTCGTTCTCTTCTGGTCCTATATTTGATAGATTCTCTTTACGTTCTTCTACTTAGATATTCAAATAACTTGAAGTACTTAAGGTTACCTGATTGGAACATCCGGGGGATAGCAAAACATTGGACAATATgcgtatttttttacttgggGGGCTGTATTCGCAACTAGAATCCgacttatttttacttaaattttggtCATAATCATTGGACAGTCCTGGCACATAATCCGGATCTTTATCATCTTTTTTGGCTTTATTCTGTTTAGATTTTCTggcaacatttaatttttctttgagttGATTATTTAAAGCATGAAATAGCATACGCTTATATCTACTATTGCTGTTCTGGATACCAGAGGCACTACTGCTACTACAAACCAGCATTACAATcaattattacttaaatataaGGTGACATTGTTAAACTTACCCTGCATCCATTTCTCGCAATATTAGTTTgcttaaaaatgcaaaaaaactcaCAAAGTCTGACAAATAACTGTATAACAACACaccttttattaacaataatttaaggTTGTGTTACACCAGGGTCTTCTGTCATGCTACGCTTAATTGTCCTTACTGATATCGTTTACCACAAAATGCTAGCTTAAATAGTCCTaactgcatttttaaagtaaaaacggACATATTTTCTTAGTATATGTGAGATCGGACAATTTATCTTAGCAAACCTGGGAATCTATTCAGTTAGGACAAAACATTTAGGCATTAAATAAAGCACTTAAAACCCATATAGGACAATTTAACTTTGTACACGTATGAATAACTCGTTTACAAATACTATGAGCCAAAAAAGTGAATTTGCCAAATTTTGCAGATAGGACCTTTCTTGTTAGCAGGGCTGAGTTCTCATCCCGTACTTGTGTATTTATCTCTCTCCTTTACACATACTATTTGACGTCTTCTCGCGAACTTAGTTGCGGCTCAGCTAACTAGCGGGGTCCAGTGGCACTTGTAGGCATATTTAGGGTCGTAGTGTTACCAATTTTTGCCTAATTTTAGTCTTGCCTAAattatatatgttattatataatttagcTACATACATTGTTATTACCTGGGCACTTAACTAgctttattttgttaaatttgtttctgcTTCTTCAAACTTAATAATAGTATAAATGTAACTAGTTAAGAAAAACCAGCTAATTTCTTAGTCGAACTGCTGTTGCACGAGTTAAAAAAGAGTTCTTTTAATCAGTTTTTCGAACTGTAAACAAAATTTGCGCAGTCGGTAAGATACACCAGCAcggtaaattattttcattgcaaaaaactttattttttttacggttttcgttatttttttgtacagttATTGgtgtataatttgtttttataaatgtcGACATGGTGCAACTAACTAAAAAGGGTTCAACTGACCAAGAAAACCAAACAAGAACGTCCTATTGGGACTAAGTGAAGAACAAGCATCACCTGATctaactaaagaaaaattattctacTAGTGTGGGGCCAGGTCAAAAATCGTCCAACACTAttgaattaattaacttttaatattgataAAGAGGCCTAAacgaaattttcatttaattagaTACTAAGCTGATATTATTCCACAATTTAATTGTAAGccaaaataaatcaataaattaatttctgcaTGTAAAAATGTCTTCACAGCCTATCGGAAATCTATGTTATGAATATCGTTGTATTTTCTACTGTGAAAATACACCTCTTCCCTTTACCaataaaacgtaaaataaattgaaggtaaatcttcttttttacaaaaatttatagaTATTTACATATACCATAATAAAGAATCCATATGGGTAGTCGTGAACACATTGATAGACTAAAATCCGATTTCGGAATACCGAGGCaatccaattttaaaatacagctagacaatagtaaatttttacataaagatTGTTACTAAAGATGGCGTAAAACCAAATCcagaaaaaatattgcaaaaatttcCAAACTTCTATCTACATCTTGCCTTGAGAAAAATGAAAGAGTCGAATATTTCAGTATctttataaaatctttaaatcatCTAAAAGTTCTCTTAATAAATGGCCCTATTCTTAACTTACTCGGACTTCAAAAACCCTTTTGTTTTAATTACAGGCGCTTCTAATGTAACTTTTAGTTAGCGCTATTTTATCACAAGGAATAGTACCCAACCCAATGACTTTCCAATTGCttattgatatttaaataaaactgaacAACTATAtagtatattagaaaaaatattgcatGACCTGCAAATATTTTAGACCCTATTTATATAGTCATATATTTACCATTTATACAGATCACCGAGCCTTATTTCGGTTGACAAACCTCAAAGAACCTA includes these proteins:
- the LOC126746299 gene encoding alpha-tocopherol transfer protein-like, with the protein product MSDFALNLGPPSEEAKALAAKELRETPENIATGLRELREYLKKDETLYFKDDDKTLMMYLRPCKFYAESAYKLMQRIAAFKEDHKNILENLLPEDEKFAFTENDIVNVLKNRDHKGRRILIVHCGAIWDPSKVTTDQIFRMFYLIHEAALLEEESQINGVVVIMDYDGLGMKQVRALGPSYARLLLGFIQNAMPLRLKEVHMVKEPMVFKMVWQIFKPLIEQKLKGRIFFHGSKMASLHKFIPPTHLPEDYGGVLPKIDYGGKEWYSVIQEHLDHIKMMNSFGKRK